One Oryza brachyantha chromosome 3, ObraRS2, whole genome shotgun sequence DNA segment encodes these proteins:
- the LOC102717227 gene encoding leucine-rich repeat receptor-like serine/threonine-protein kinase BAM1 — protein sequence MHLRLALLLLLVGLAAADGDADALLAAKAAMSDPTGALASWGNGTNTSTSHCSWAGVTCSSRGTVVGLDVSGFNLSGALPAELSRLRGLLRLAVGANAFSGPIPGSLGRLQFLTYLNLSNNAFNGSFPAALARLRGLRVLDLYNNNLTSPLPMEVVQMPLLRHLHLGGNFFSGEIPPEYGRWGRMQYLAVSGNELSGRIPPELGNLTSLRELYIGYYNSYSGGLPPELGNLTELIRLDAANCGLSGEIPPELGKLQNLDTLFLQVNGLTGGIPSELGYLKSLSSLDLSNNVLTGEIPASFSELKNLTLLNLFRNKLRGDIPDFVGDLPSLEVLQLWENNFTGGVPRRLGRNGRLQLLDLSSNRLTGTLPPELCAGGKMHTLIALGNFLFGAIPDSLGECRSLSRVRLGENYLNGSIPKGLFELPKLTQVELQDNLLTGNFPAVSGVAAPNLGEISLSNNQLTGALPASIGNFSGVQKLLLDRNSFSGVVPPEIGQLQQLSKADLSSNAFEGGVPPEIGKCRLLTYLDLSRNNISGKIPPAISGMRILNYLNLSRNHLDGEIPPSIATMQSLTAVDFSYNNLSGLVPGTGQFSYFNATSFIGNPGLCGPYLGPCRPGVAGTDHGSHGRGGLSNGVKLLIVLGLLACSIAFAVGAILKARSLKKASESRLWKLTAFQRLDFTCDDVLDCLKEENIIGKGGAGIVYKGDMPNGEHVAVKRLPAMGRGSSHDHGFSAEIQTLGRIRHRHIVRLLGFCSNNETNLLVYEYMPNGSLGELLHGKKGGHLHWDTRYKIAIEAAKGLCYLHHDCSPLILHRDVKSNNILLDSDFEAHVADFGLAKFLQDTGASECMSAIAGSYGYIAPEYAYTLKVDEKSDVYSFGVVLLELVTGRKPVGEFGDGVDIVHWVRMMTDSNKEQVMKVLDPRLSTVPLHEVMHIFYVALLCIEEQSVQRPTMREVVQILSELPKLAPRQGEVLSHAVDGSASNPPAPVPSGSAKAPTGDAKDQQQQQTSSESRTRPDLISI from the exons ATGCATCTCCGCCTcgcgctgctcctcctcctcgtcggtctcgccgccgcggatggcgacgccgacgcgctgCTCGCTGCGAAGGCCGCCATGTCGGACCCCACCGGCGCGCTGGCGTCGTGGGGCAACGGGACGAACACCAGTACCAGCCACTGCTCGTGGGCCGGCGTGACCTGCAGCTCCCGCGGGACGGTGGTCGGCCTCGACGTGTCCGGGTTCAACCTCTCCGGCGCGCTGCCGGCGGAGCTGTCGCGCCTCCGCGGGCTGCtgcgcctcgccgtcggcgcgaACGCCTTCTCCGGGCCCATCCCGGGGTCGCTGGGGCGGCTCCAGTTCCTCACCTACCTCAACCTCTCCAACAACGCCTTCAATGGCTCCTTCCCCGCGGCGCTCGCGCGCCTCCGGGGACTCCGGGTGCTCGACCTCTACAACAACAATCTCACCAGCCCGCTTCCCATGGAGGTAGTGCAGATGCCGCTGCTCAGACACCTGCACCTCGGCGGCAACTTCTTCTCCGGGGAGATCCCGCCGGAGTACGGGCGGTGGGGGCGGATGCAGTACCTCGCCGTCTCCGGGAACGAGCTCTCCGGCAGAATCCCGCCGGAGCTGGGGAACCTGACGAGCCTCAGGGAGTTGTATATTGGGTACTACAACAGTTACTCCGGTGGGCTCCCGCCGGAGCTGGGTAACCTCACCGAGCTCATCCGGCTCGACGCCGCCAACTGCGGGCTCTCCGGCGAGATACCGCCCGAGCTGGGAAAGCTGCAGAATCTCGACACGCTGTTCTTGCAGGTGAACGGCCTCACCGGCGGCATACCATCGGAGCTGGGGTACCTCAAGAGCCTGAGCTCTCTGGACCTATCGAACAATGTCCTCACCGGGGAGATACCGGCGAGCTTCTCCGAGCTCAAGAACCTGACTCTGCTCAACCTGTTCCGGAACAAGCTGCGTGGTGACATCCCTGATTTCGTCGGCGACCTGCCCAGCCTCGAGGTGCTGCAGCTCTGGGAGAACAACTTCACCGGCGGCGTgccccgccgcctcggccgcaaTGGTCGCCTCCAGCTGCTCGACCTCTCGTCGAACAGGCTCACCGGCACGCTGCCGCCGGAGCTCTGCGCCGGGGGCAAGATGCATACGCTTATCGCCCTTGGCAACTTCTTGTTCGGCGCCATCCCGGACTCCCTCGGCGAGTGCAGGTCTTTGAGCCGCGTTCGTCTCGGGGAGAACTACTTGAACGGCTCAATTCCAAAGGGTCTCTTTGAGTTGCCGAAGCTGACACAGGTGGAGCTGCAAGATAACCTCCTCACTGGCAATTTCCCGGCCGTGTCTGGCGTCGCGGCGCCCAATCTCGGGGAGATCAGCCTGTCCAACAACCAGCTCACCGGCGCATTGCCGGCATCGATTGGAAACTTTTCTGGTGTTCAGAAGCTGCTTCTTGATCGGAATTCATTCTCCGGTGTTGTTCCACCTGAGATTGGGCAACTGCAGCAACTCTCCAAGGCTGACCTTAGCAGCAATGCATTTGAGGGAGGTGTGCCACCAGAGATCGGAAAATGTCGGTTGCTCACTTATTTGGACCTGAGCCGGAACAACATCTCCGGGAAGATACCTCCAGCCATCTCTGGAATGCGGATACTCAACTATCTCAACCTGTCCCGGAACCATCTTGATGGAGAGATACCTCCATCCATTGCAACAATGCAGAGCTTGACAGCGGTTGACTTCTCATATAACAATTTGTCAGGGCTTGTGCCAGGAACTGGGCAATTCAGCTACTTCAATGCCACATCTTTCATTGGTAACCCAGGCTTGTGTGGACCATACCTCGGACCATGCCGCCCTGGCGTTGCTGGCACTGACCATGGTAGCCATGGCCGTGGCGGGCTATCCAATGGTGTCAAACTGCTCATAGTCCTTGGCTTGTTGGCCTGCTCCATTGCATTTGCTGTTGGAGCGATCCTGAAGGCCCGGTCCTTGAAGAAAGCCAGTGAGTCACGTCTGTGGAAACTCACAGCATTCCAGCGGCTCGACTTCACCTGTGATGATGTGCTTGACTGCTTGAAGGAAGAAAACATTATTGGCAAAGGTGGTGCTGGGATTGTGTACAAGGGGGATATGCCTAATGGAGAGCATGTTGCTGTGAAGCGTCTCCCAGCTATGGGCCGTGGCTCTTCACATGATCATGGTTTTTCAGCAGAGATACAAACACTCGGGAGAATTCGGCACCGTCATATTGTGCGCTTGCTAGGATTCTGCTCAAACAATGAGACAAATCTGTTGGTTTATGAGTACATGCCCAATGGCAGTTTGGGGGAACTACTCCATGGCAAGAAAGGTGGACATCTCCACTGGGACACCCGGTACAAGATCGCCATTGAGGCTGCAAAGGGGCTCTGCTACCTTCACCATGATTGTTCCCCATTGATACTTCACCGTGATGTGAAGTCAAACAATATCCTTCTTGATTCAGACTTTGAAGCTCATGTGGCCGACTTTGGCCTTGCAAAGTTCTTGCAGGACACTGGTGCATCTGAGTGCATGTCTGCTATTGCTGGCTCATATGGCTACATTGCTCCAG AGTATGCCTACACCCTCAAGGTCGATGAGAAGAGTGATGTTTATAGCTTTGGTGTTGTGCTTCTTGAGCTGGTTACTGGACGGAAGCCTGTTGGGGAGTTTGGAGATGGCGTTGACATTGTCCATTGGGTGAGGATGATGACCGACTCAAACAAGGAACAAGTGATGAAGGTCCTGGACCCAAGGCTTTCAACAGTTCCATTGCATGAGGTCATGCACATCTTCTATGTCGCTTTGCTCTGCATTGAGGAACAGAGTGTGCAGCGACCGACAATGCGGGAGGTTGTACAGATCCTCAGTGAACTTCCAAAGCTAGCTCCCAGGCAAGGAGAAGTGCTTTCACATGCTGTTGATGGTTCTGCATCCAATCCTCCAGCTCCAGTTCCCTCTGGGTCTGCCAAAGCACCAACTGGTGATGCGAAGGATCAACAACAGCAACAAACAAGTTCAGAGTCAAGAACACGTCCTGATCTCATCAGCATATGA
- the LOC102717505 gene encoding malate dehydrogenase, glyoxysomal-like gives MQPDSASHRIARVAAHLSPSTLPQMEEGVRPAPCRAKGGAPGFKVAVLGAAGGIGQSLSLLMKMNPLVSVLHLYDVVNTPGVTADVSHMDTTAVVRGFLGAQQLEAALTGMDLVIIPAGLPRKPGMTRDDLFNKNAGIVRTLCEGVAKCCPNAIVNLISNPVNSTVPIAAEVFKKAGTYDPKRLLGVTTLDVARANTFVAEVLGVDPKEVNVPVVGGHAGVTILPLLSQVTPPCSFTPDEISYLTKRIQNGGTEVVEAKAGAGSATLSMAFAAAKFADACLRAMRGDAGIVECSYVASAVTELPFFATKVRLGRGGAEEVLPLGPLNDFERAGLELAKKELIGSIQKGIDFMNK, from the exons ATGCAGCCCGACTCCGCCTCCCACCGCAtcgcccgcgtcgccgcgcACCTCAGCCCGTCGACGCTCCCCCAG ATGGAGGAGGGCGTGAGGCCGGCGCCCTGCCGCGCCAAGGGCGGCGCGCCGGGGTTCAAGGTGGCCGTGCTGGGTGCGGCCGGAGGGATCGGGCAGTCGCTTTCGCTGCTCATGAAGATGAACCCTCTCGTGTCCGTGCTCCACCTCTACGATGTTGTCAACACGCCCGGGGTCACAGCCGATGTCAGCCACATGGACACCACCGCCGTG GTCCGTGGTTTCCTTGGGGCTCAACAGCTTGAGGCAGCACTTACAGGAATGGATCTTGTCATTATCCCTGCTGGTCTTCCAAGAAAACCAGGAATGACAAGGGATGATTTGTTCAACAAAAACGCTGGGATTGTTCGCACACTTTGTGAAGGCGTTGCCAAGTGTTGTCCTAATGCGATTGTGAACCTGATCAGCAACCCAGTGAACTCAACCGTTCCCATTGCTGCAGAGGTTTTCAAGAAAGCTGGAACTTATGATCCCAAACGTCTCCTTGGAGTGACAACACTAGATGTAGCAAGGGCAAACACCTTTGTG GCTGAAGTGCTTGGAGTTGATCCAAAAGAAGTCAATGTTCCCGTTGTTGGTGGGCATGCTGGAGTGACTATATTACCTCTCCTTTCTCAG GTCACTCCCCCATGCTCATTTACTCCAGATGAAATCAGCTATTTGACTAAACGCATACAGAATGGTGGCACAGAAGTTGTTGAG GCAAAGGCAGGAGCAGGCTCTGCAACATTGTCGATG GCTTTTGCTGCAGCAAAATTTGCTGATGCATGCTTGCGAGCAATGCGTGGTGATGCCGGCATTGTGGAATGTTCATATGTTGCATCTGCG GTGACCGAGTTGCCGTTCTTTGCAACAAAAGTGAGGTTAGGTCGTGGTGGAGCTGAAGAGGTTCTCCCTCTTGGGCCGTTGAATGATTTTGAGAG AGCTGGCCTGGAGTTGGCAAAGAAAGAGCTGATTGGGAGCATTCAGAAGGGTATCGATTTCATGAACAAGTGA
- the LOC102717781 gene encoding tubulin alpha-2 chain-like, with amino-acid sequence MRECISIHIGQAGIQVGNACWELYCREHGIQPDGRKPIDKTIGGGDDAFNTFFSETGGGKHVPRAVFVDLEPTVIDEVRTGVYRQLFHPEQLISGKEDAANNFARGHYTIGKEIVDLVLDRVRKLADNCTGLQGFLVFNAVGGGTGSGLGSLLLERLSVDYGKKSKLGFTVYPSPQVSTSVVEPYNSVLSTHSLLEHTDVSILLDNEAIYDICRRSLDIERPHYTNLNRLVSQVISSLTASLRFDGALNVDVTEFQTNLVPYPRIHFMLSSYAPVISAEKAFHEQLSVAEITSSAFEPSSMMAKCDPRHGKYMACCLMYRGDVVPKDVNAAVAAIKTKRTIQFVDWCPTGFKCGINYQPPTAVPGGDLARVQRAVCMISNSTSVAEVFSRIDSKFDLMYAKRAFVHWYVGEGMEEGEFSEAREDLAALEKDYEEVGAEGGDEDSGDDGDDY; translated from the exons ATGAGGGAGTGCATCTCCATCCACATCGGGCAGGCCGGCATCCAGGTCGGGAACGCGTGCTGGGAACTTTACTGCCGCGAGCACGGCATCCAG CCTGATGGTCGAAAGCCCATTGACAAGACTATTGGAGGCGGTGATGATGCCTTCAATACTTTCTTCAGCGAGACCGGCGGAGGCAAGCATGTACCTCGTGCTGTCTTCGTCGATCTCGAACCCACCGTGATTGATGAGGTGCGCACTGGTGTCTACCGCCAGCTCTTCCACCCTGAGCAGCTCATCAGCGGCAAGGAGGACGCCGCCAACAACTTCGCCCGCGGCCACTACACAA TTGGCAAAGAGATTGTTGATCTCGTCCTTGATCGCGTCCGCAAGCTCGCCGACAACTGCACCGGCCTGCAGGGCTTCTTGGTCTTCAACGCCGTCGGTGGCGGCACTGGCTCCGGCCTCGGCTCGCTCCTCCTCGAGCGCCTGTCCGTTGACTATGGCAAGAAGTCCAAGCTGGGGTTCACTGTCTACCCGTCTCCGCAGGTGTCAACATCTGTTGTTGAGCCTTACAACAGCGTGCTCTCCACTCACTCTCTCCTGGAGCACACTGATGTCTCCATCCTGCTCGACAACGAGGCCATCTACGACATCTGCAGGCGCTCCCTGGACATCGAGAGGCCTCACTACACCAACCTGAACCGCCTCGTCTCTCAG GTGATCTCGTCGCTGACTGCTTCCCTGAGGTTTGATGGTGCGCTGAACGTGGATGTGACCGAGTTCCAGACCAACCTGGTGCCGTACCCGAGGATCCACTTCATGCTGTCCTCGTACGCGCCGGTGATCTCGGCGGAGAAGGCGTTCCACGAGCAGCTGTCGGTGGCGGAGATCACCAGCAGCGCGTTCGAGCCGTCGTCGATGATGGCCAAGTGCGACCCCCGGCACGGCAAGTACATGGCGTGCTGCCTGATGTACCGCGGCGACGTGGTGCCCAAGGACGTgaacgccgccgtggccgccatCAAGACGAAGCGCACCATCCAGTTCGTGGACTGGTGCCCGACGGGGTTCAAGTGCGGGATCAACTACCAGCCGCCCACGGCGGTGCCCGGCGGCGACCTGGCCAGGGTGCAGAGGGCCGTGTGCATGATCTCCAACTCCACCAGCGTCGCCGAGGTGTTCTCGCGCATCGACAGCAAGTTCGACCTCATGTACGCCAAGCGCGCGTTCGTGCACTGGTACGTCGGGGAGGGGATGGAGGAGGGGGAGTTCTCCGAGGCCCGCGAGGACCTGGCCGCCCTGGAGAAGGACTACGAGGAGGTCGGCGCCGAGGGCGGCGATGAGGACAGtggagacgacggcgacgactacTGA